A single window of Pyrus communis chromosome 10, drPyrComm1.1, whole genome shotgun sequence DNA harbors:
- the LOC137748806 gene encoding uncharacterized protein, which translates to MDINNRNVSSSSTSRSGGGGRDWEVKNHRETSKGSGGGGGGGSGKDKIDALGRLLTRILRHMAGELSLNMRSDGYVKVNDLLKLNIKTFANIPLRSHTIDEIKEAVRKDNKQRFGLLEENGELLIRANQGHTTTIVESERLLTPILSSEEVPVCMHGTYRKNLESILGSGLKTMKRLHVHFSRGLPTDGQVISGMRCNANVLIYLDVKKALEEGMKFYISENKVILTEGFDGVIPVKYFEKIESWPDRKPIPFST; encoded by the exons ATGGACATCAACAATCGCAACGTCAGCAGCAGCAGTACCTCCAGAAG TggtggaggaggaagagatTGGGAGGTGAAAAATCATAGAGAAACATCGAAAGGAAGCGGTGGCGGCGGAGGTGGTGGCTCCGGCAAAGATAAAATTGACGCACTTGGTAGATTATT GACGCGTATATTGCGCCATATGGCGGGTGAGTTGAGTTTGAATATGCGAAGCGATGGATATGTGAAGGTTAATGATCTATTAAAGCTAAACATAAAGACATTTGCTAATATTCCGTTGAGATCACATACTATTGATGAGATTAAGGAG GCTGTCAGAAAGGATAATAAGCAGCGCTTTGGCCTCTTGGAAGAAAATGGGGAACTTTTGATACGTGCAAACCAAGGCCACACAACAACG ATAGTTGAATCTGAAAGATTGTTGACACCAATCCTTTCATCTGAAGAAGTTCCAG TTTGCATGCATGGGACCTACAGGAAGAATTTGGAATCCATATTAGGCTCCGGTCTAAAGACCATGAAAAGATTGCATGTTCACTTCTCACGTGGCTTGCCAACAGATGGGCAAGTGATTAGCG GTATGAGGTGCAATGCTAATGTTTTGATCTATCTCGATGTTAAAAAAGCTTTAGAAG AGGGAATGAAGTTTTACATTTCAGAGAACAAGGTGATCTTGACTGAAGGTTTTGATGGTGTTATTCCAGTCAAGtattttgagaaaatagaatCATGGCCCGATAGAAAGCCGATACCTTTCTCAACCTAA